Proteins encoded in a region of the Flavobacteriaceae bacterium HL-DH10 genome:
- a CDS encoding S1-like domain-containing RNA-binding protein produces the protein MIHLGEINTLEILRETEHGAYLIDDEDNQVLLPNRYVPKEFKIWEKLEVFVYLDNEQRPVATTDMPYIKRGEFALLRCNEVTEHGAFLDWGLVKELFCPFKEQAFKMKPGGWYLVHCYLDEKTERLVASSKTNHFLDNKELTVAQFDEVDLIVSHPSDIGMNVIVNKKHLGLIYKDQIFSDISVGDKLKGIVKKIRPGNKLDIGLGQIGYRNIEPNAERIMHELHDNSGYLNLTDKSSPEAIKETLQMSKKNFKKAIGSLYKQKEIEIKSDGIYLV, from the coding sequence ATGATACATTTAGGAGAGATAAATACATTAGAAATACTTCGTGAAACTGAACACGGAGCTTATTTAATTGATGATGAAGATAATCAAGTGTTATTACCAAATAGATATGTTCCTAAGGAATTTAAAATTTGGGAGAAGCTTGAAGTTTTTGTGTATTTAGATAATGAACAACGCCCTGTTGCAACAACAGATATGCCATATATTAAGCGTGGTGAGTTTGCTTTATTACGTTGTAACGAAGTCACAGAACATGGTGCGTTTTTAGATTGGGGATTAGTTAAAGAATTGTTTTGCCCGTTTAAAGAACAGGCTTTTAAAATGAAACCTGGCGGTTGGTATTTGGTACATTGTTATTTAGATGAAAAAACGGAAAGGTTAGTCGCTTCAAGTAAAACCAATCACTTTTTAGATAATAAAGAGTTAACAGTTGCTCAATTTGACGAGGTAGACTTAATAGTCTCTCATCCATCTGACATTGGGATGAATGTGATTGTAAACAAAAAACATTTAGGATTGATTTATAAAGATCAAATTTTCTCTGATATTAGTGTTGGAGATAAACTAAAAGGTATTGTTAAAAAAATACGACCAGGTAATAAGTTAGATATTGGATTAGGTCAAATAGGTTACAGAAATATAGAGCCCAATGCTGAGCGTATTATGCATGAATTGCATGATAATAGTGGATATTTAAACCTTACCGATAAATCGAGTCCTGAAGCTATTAAAGAGACGCTTCAAATGAGTAAGAAAAACTTCAAAAAAGCAATAGGATCACTATATAAGCAAAAGGAAATAGAAATTAAATCAGATGGAATTTATTTGGTTTAA
- the cbiB gene encoding adenosylcobinamide-phosphate synthase CbiB encodes MELNHILILIFAFVLDLILGDPIKMPHLIVGYGNGISFGVKMLNKGRYRFVKGALLVIVLVSVSFVVPYLIIKWLNGASFQILAIVFSVLMLFYCLANKTLIKEGLAVFYTLKNQGLEAGRKRLSWIVGRETNNLTTQQTRVATFETMSENLSDGVIAPLFYFLILGVPGAMAYKMINTFDSMIGYKNDRYIWFGKFAAKLDDVANYIPARITAVLMLIVQFKLSGVSFVFKEGRKHSSPNAGYPEAALAYILNCQFGGPNYYHGKLMDKPFIGGNNRDIKHEEIKTVTHINYKVSMLFCFLIIGLLLLF; translated from the coding sequence ATGGAATTAAACCATATTTTAATTTTAATTTTTGCTTTTGTTTTAGATTTAATTTTAGGAGATCCTATAAAAATGCCGCATCTTATTGTAGGATATGGAAATGGTATTTCTTTTGGAGTAAAAATGCTTAATAAAGGTCGTTATAGATTTGTAAAAGGAGCTTTATTAGTCATTGTTTTGGTTAGTGTTTCTTTTGTAGTTCCTTATCTAATTATTAAATGGTTGAATGGTGCTAGTTTTCAAATTTTAGCTATAGTATTTTCAGTACTTATGTTGTTTTACTGTTTAGCAAATAAAACATTAATAAAAGAGGGTTTAGCTGTTTTTTATACTTTAAAAAATCAAGGTTTAGAAGCTGGACGTAAGCGTTTATCTTGGATTGTAGGACGAGAGACCAATAATTTAACTACGCAGCAAACTAGAGTCGCAACTTTTGAAACTATGTCTGAAAATTTGAGCGATGGTGTTATAGCTCCGCTTTTTTATTTTTTAATTTTGGGTGTTCCAGGAGCCATGGCTTATAAAATGATAAATACCTTCGATTCCATGATTGGATATAAAAATGATCGTTATATATGGTTTGGAAAGTTTGCAGCAAAGTTAGATGATGTTGCTAATTATATTCCAGCTAGAATTACAGCAGTGTTAATGCTAATAGTTCAGTTTAAGTTAAGTGGGGTGTCGTTTGTTTTTAAAGAAGGAAGGAAGCATAGCAGTCCGAATGCAGGATACCCAGAAGCAGCCTTAGCATATATTTTAAATTGTCAGTTTGGAGGGCCTAATTATTATCATGGAAAATTGATGGATAAACCTTTTATAGGAGGCAATAATCGTGACATTAAACATGAAGAAATTAAAACAGTTACACATATTAATTATAAAGTTAGCATGTTGTTTTGTTTCTTAATTATTGGATTATTATTACTTTTTTGA
- the menD gene encoding 2-succinyl-5-enolpyruvyl-6-hydroxy-3-cyclohexene-1-carboxylic-acid synthase, with translation MIYPKIPLAQTVIQLCKAKGIQHIVISPGSRNAPLTIGFTNDSYFTCYSIVDERCAAFFALGIAQQINKSTAVVCTSGSALLNYYPAVAEAFYSNIPLVVLSADRPKHLIGIGDGQTINQKNVFENHILYSANLKLDLKDEKNIPGNEALPMMKNLEDKLERLLGLQKDIQTFNEEAINTAINFSNLKKGPVHINIPFDEPLYDMVDKLIVSPKATTPVIKEKTIENHVILECLEDWNAASKKMILVGTNQPHTIDEKWLDELIEDDSVIVFTETTSNLHDKSFFPSIDQIIAPLSEEEKKQLQPDILLTFGGLIVSKKIKQLLRKYQPKQHWHIDEKEANDTFFCLSNHIETTPNTFFEAFLPKITHYVKSDFKANWTAVKQKRLLKHKEYSKQVPFSDFKVFDKIFKAIPNQYILQIGNSSAIRYSQLFSINKTLDVFCNRGTSGIDGSTSTAIGCAVANTKPTIFVTGDLSFLYDSNALWNNYIPVNFRIIVINNQGGGIFRILPGHKNTENFSTYFETNHNLSARHLSEMHGFEYATISNEVDLETTLQSFFAKSTAPKLLEIFTPKNFNDEALIDYFKFIS, from the coding sequence ATGATTTATCCAAAAATTCCACTTGCTCAAACCGTTATCCAGCTTTGTAAAGCAAAAGGAATACAGCATATAGTTATTTCTCCAGGTAGTAGAAATGCCCCTTTAACTATAGGGTTTACTAACGATTCTTATTTTACATGCTATAGTATTGTTGACGAACGTTGTGCCGCGTTTTTTGCTCTAGGCATCGCACAGCAAATTAATAAATCAACGGCGGTTGTTTGTACATCGGGGAGTGCGCTTTTAAATTATTACCCTGCAGTAGCAGAGGCTTTTTATAGTAATATTCCGTTAGTAGTTTTATCGGCAGACAGACCAAAACATTTAATTGGCATTGGAGATGGGCAAACCATTAATCAGAAAAATGTTTTTGAAAATCACATTTTATATTCAGCGAATTTAAAACTCGATTTAAAAGACGAAAAAAATATTCCTGGTAATGAGGCGTTGCCAATGATGAAAAATTTAGAGGATAAGCTAGAGCGTTTATTAGGTTTGCAAAAAGACATTCAAACTTTTAATGAAGAAGCAATAAATACTGCTATTAATTTTTCAAACTTAAAAAAAGGTCCTGTTCATATTAATATTCCGTTTGATGAGCCACTTTATGACATGGTAGATAAGTTAATTGTGTCTCCTAAAGCAACAACACCTGTAATAAAAGAAAAAACTATAGAGAATCATGTTATTTTAGAGTGTTTAGAGGATTGGAATGCTGCGTCTAAAAAAATGATTCTAGTTGGTACTAATCAACCTCATACTATAGATGAAAAATGGTTAGATGAATTGATTGAAGATGATAGTGTTATAGTGTTTACCGAAACAACTTCAAATCTTCATGATAAAAGTTTTTTTCCGAGTATCGATCAAATTATTGCACCTTTATCAGAAGAAGAAAAAAAGCAATTACAACCCGATATACTTTTAACCTTTGGAGGCTTAATAGTATCAAAAAAGATAAAACAGTTACTAAGAAAATATCAGCCTAAACAACATTGGCATATCGATGAAAAAGAAGCAAACGACACTTTTTTCTGTTTAAGTAATCATATAGAGACAACTCCCAATACATTTTTTGAAGCCTTTTTGCCTAAAATAACACATTATGTTAAGAGTGATTTTAAAGCCAATTGGACTGCTGTAAAACAAAAGCGTTTGCTTAAACATAAAGAGTACTCAAAACAAGTGCCGTTTAGCGATTTTAAAGTTTTTGATAAAATATTTAAAGCCATACCTAACCAGTATATTTTACAAATAGGGAATAGTTCTGCTATTCGATATTCGCAGTTGTTTAGTATTAATAAAACTTTAGACGTGTTTTGTAATAGAGGTACCAGTGGTATAGATGGAAGTACCTCTACAGCTATAGGTTGTGCGGTTGCCAATACTAAACCAACTATTTTTGTTACAGGCGATTTAAGTTTTTTATACGATAGTAATGCCCTTTGGAATAATTATATTCCTGTAAATTTTAGAATTATTGTCATTAATAACCAAGGCGGTGGAATTTTTAGAATTTTGCCTGGGCATAAAAACACCGAGAATTTTAGCACCTATTTTGAAACCAATCATAATTTATCTGCGAGGCATTTAAGTGAAATGCATGGTTTTGAATATGCTACAATATCTAACGAAGTAGATTTAGAAACAACGTTACAATCCTTTTTTGCAAAAAGTACTGCGCCTAAATTATTAGAAATTTTTACACCAAAAAACTTCAATGATGAGGCGCTCATAGATTATTTTAAGTTTATAAGTTAA
- the cobA gene encoding uroporphyrinogen-III C-methyltransferase, with protein sequence MYQNTNGLINETIDCVPEKASGNALIKAEYLLQKHFGKNLTILRLAGLIGVKRHPGGFLANKKQLKNPNVPVNLIHQKDAIGLIEAVLEQNCFGEIINGCADEHPKRKAYYEKAAILLNLPAPIFETEIKERYKVIDNSKSNSLLNYKYQFSNPEWIFTKAYLPEISIIGAGPGNKNLLTLKAFEAIENAEIILYDNLISEEILNINIQAELIYVGRKFGDIEDQQTRQNNINILMKARCEQGEKVVRLKSGDPYIYGRAAEEARFLTKHKLPFTVVPGISAALAAASSANIPITERRQSNAVLICTAHTSDYSTAQLKGIAEMLNAGNTLALNMGLKSLDQIIPKLLEVCKDPNIPISAISNVSRPNEVILSSTLVNIEDDIKKQELQMPVVFLIGAEPIR encoded by the coding sequence GTGTATCAAAACACCAATGGTCTTATAAATGAAACAATAGATTGTGTTCCAGAAAAAGCTTCTGGTAATGCTTTAATAAAAGCAGAATACTTATTGCAGAAGCATTTTGGTAAAAACTTAACCATTTTACGTTTAGCCGGCTTAATAGGTGTTAAGCGTCACCCAGGTGGCTTTCTTGCAAACAAAAAACAATTAAAAAACCCCAACGTACCTGTAAATCTTATTCACCAAAAAGATGCTATTGGTTTAATTGAAGCTGTTTTAGAGCAAAACTGTTTTGGGGAAATTATTAATGGCTGTGCAGATGAGCATCCCAAAAGAAAAGCTTATTATGAAAAAGCTGCGATTCTATTAAACTTACCTGCACCAATTTTCGAAACAGAAATAAAAGAACGTTATAAGGTTATAGACAATTCTAAATCGAATTCACTTCTTAATTATAAGTACCAATTTTCGAATCCTGAATGGATTTTTACAAAAGCGTATTTACCAGAAATAAGTATTATTGGTGCTGGACCTGGGAATAAAAACTTATTAACGTTAAAAGCTTTTGAAGCGATTGAAAATGCCGAAATTATATTATACGATAATTTAATTTCAGAAGAGATATTAAATATCAATATACAAGCAGAACTAATTTACGTAGGACGAAAATTTGGTGATATTGAAGACCAACAAACACGTCAAAACAATATTAATATATTAATGAAGGCACGTTGTGAGCAAGGAGAAAAAGTAGTTCGACTAAAATCTGGTGATCCCTATATTTATGGTAGAGCGGCAGAAGAAGCTCGTTTTTTAACTAAACATAAGTTGCCATTTACAGTCGTTCCAGGTATTTCTGCGGCTTTAGCAGCAGCGAGTTCAGCGAATATTCCTATTACAGAACGAAGACAATCCAATGCCGTTTTAATTTGTACGGCTCATACGTCAGATTATTCTACGGCACAACTTAAGGGTATTGCCGAAATGCTTAATGCAGGCAATACGTTAGCGTTAAATATGGGTTTAAAAAGTTTAGATCAAATTATTCCGAAACTACTGGAGGTTTGTAAAGACCCAAATATCCCTATCAGTGCTATTTCTAATGTTTCAAGACCGAATGAGGTTATACTGTCATCAACATTAGTAAACATTGAAGACGACATAAAAAAACAAGAACTGCAAATGCCCGTAGTATTTTTAATAGGAGCAGAACCAATTAGATAA
- a CDS encoding AAA family ATPase, giving the protein MCSLQKKHIVTGAPGTGKTTIINLLKSKIPCMDEISRKVIIDEQQNNRNGVPWGDINRFSDLVFNLTSQELLTSNAQVCDRSLLDLEAYLALENKMIPKYLRDFPYQEAYHKTVFFAPTWFDIYCQDAQRLQDFEYCLKLEQQLLEKYQNKGFDIIILPKSSRKKRTKLILETILI; this is encoded by the coding sequence ATGTGTAGCCTTCAAAAAAAACATATAGTTACTGGAGCTCCTGGTACGGGAAAAACAACCATAATAAATCTTCTAAAAAGTAAGATTCCTTGCATGGATGAAATTTCTAGAAAAGTTATTATTGATGAACAACAAAATAACAGAAACGGTGTGCCATGGGGTGATATTAATCGTTTTTCCGATCTTGTATTCAATTTAACAAGTCAAGAATTATTAACTAGCAATGCGCAAGTCTGTGACAGATCGTTATTGGATTTAGAAGCTTATTTAGCATTAGAAAACAAAATGATTCCCAAGTACCTACGCGATTTCCCATATCAAGAGGCATACCATAAAACTGTTTTTTTTGCTCCAACTTGGTTTGATATTTATTGCCAAGATGCACAGCGGTTACAAGACTTTGAGTATTGTTTGAAATTAGAACAACAACTTTTAGAAAAGTACCAAAATAAAGGGTTTGATATTATCATTTTACCTAAATCTTCTCGTAAGAAAAGAACTAAATTAATTTTAGAAACCATCCTCATCTAA
- a CDS encoding cobyric acid synthase: MQNLQPIMLVGTGSDVGKSWITTGICRWLKQRKFQPAPFKAQNMSLNSFSTPDNLEIGRAQAVQAEACGIPPTVEMNPILLKPSSVNKSQIVLHGKPIGDQTAKEYFLGDNKKHLFEEAKTSFKKLALKHNPVVMEGAGSISELNLKHRDIVNMRMAEAANACVYLVGDIDKGGIFGSVYGTIALLEDWERKLVKGIIINKFRGDANLFIEGKKTLEELTGLPVLGVLPYAKNIIIEEEDSVALNLRATTARVNKLNIAVVKLHYMSNYTDFQALEQEPLINLYFTRDSEELNKADIIIIPGTKNTIEDLVALKKEGLDSVIKNKYSHIPIIGICGGYQMLGKSITDPFSIESHVQQEAGLGLFDIETELSQTKQTIQRNFQFKKFKEPCVGYEIHMGETRVPKNKHLNLIDEKEEGYFDGDKSWGTYLHGIFDNQEVVTELLQLRFPNSQAKNYRLFKAEQFDKLADWIDKNLDMQTILKNSSQQC; encoded by the coding sequence ATGCAAAACCTACAACCTATAATGTTAGTTGGTACAGGATCCGATGTTGGAAAAAGCTGGATAACAACTGGAATTTGCAGATGGCTTAAACAGAGAAAATTTCAACCAGCTCCGTTTAAAGCGCAAAATATGTCATTAAATAGTTTTTCCACACCCGATAATCTTGAGATTGGTAGGGCGCAAGCTGTACAAGCAGAAGCTTGTGGTATTCCGCCAACGGTAGAAATGAACCCTATTTTATTAAAACCGTCATCAGTAAATAAATCACAAATTGTCTTACATGGAAAACCAATTGGAGACCAAACAGCTAAAGAGTATTTTTTAGGAGACAATAAAAAACATCTTTTTGAAGAGGCTAAAACATCTTTTAAGAAATTAGCATTAAAGCACAATCCTGTTGTTATGGAAGGTGCTGGTAGTATTAGCGAACTTAATTTAAAGCATAGAGATATTGTAAACATGCGTATGGCAGAAGCTGCTAATGCGTGCGTATATTTAGTGGGCGATATTGATAAAGGAGGCATATTTGGCAGCGTTTATGGTACTATTGCTTTGCTAGAAGATTGGGAACGCAAACTTGTTAAAGGCATTATTATTAATAAGTTTAGAGGTGATGCAAATTTATTTATTGAAGGCAAAAAAACATTAGAAGAACTTACCGGTCTTCCTGTTTTGGGTGTTTTACCTTATGCAAAAAATATTATTATTGAAGAAGAAGACTCGGTAGCATTGAACCTTAGGGCAACAACAGCTAGAGTAAATAAGTTAAACATTGCTGTAGTGAAACTTCATTACATGTCTAATTATACAGATTTTCAAGCTTTAGAACAGGAACCACTTATTAACCTTTATTTTACAAGAGATTCCGAAGAACTAAATAAAGCCGATATTATTATTATTCCGGGAACCAAAAATACCATTGAAGATTTAGTTGCTTTAAAAAAGGAAGGTTTAGATTCGGTGATTAAAAATAAGTATTCACACATTCCAATTATAGGAATTTGTGGCGGATATCAAATGTTGGGAAAATCTATTACAGATCCATTTTCTATAGAGAGCCATGTTCAACAAGAAGCAGGTTTGGGGCTGTTTGATATTGAAACAGAACTTTCTCAAACGAAGCAAACGATACAGCGTAATTTTCAGTTTAAAAAATTTAAGGAACCTTGTGTAGGCTACGAAATTCATATGGGTGAAACTAGAGTACCTAAAAATAAACATTTAAATCTTATAGATGAGAAGGAGGAAGGTTATTTTGATGGCGATAAAAGTTGGGGAACTTACCTTCATGGTATTTTTGATAACCAAGAGGTCGTAACAGAATTATTGCAATTAAGATTCCCCAATTCACAAGCAAAAAACTACAGACTTTTTAAAGCTGAACAATTTGATAAATTAGCAGATTGGATAGATAAGAATTTAGACATGCAAACTATTTTAAAAAATAGCTCACAACAATGTTAA
- a CDS encoding DUF2853 family protein produces the protein MSKRDELIAKYVADLKDKCGITADVDLLTKVTIGCGPSIYNADSSTVSGSDESELATVKNNFLIKKLGLADSDDLDNGIDAVMETYGKSNRSKYRAVVYYLLTKHFKKESVY, from the coding sequence ATGAGTAAACGAGACGAACTTATTGCTAAGTATGTAGCAGATTTAAAAGATAAATGTGGTATTACTGCAGACGTAGATTTATTGACTAAAGTCACTATTGGTTGCGGTCCATCAATTTATAATGCTGATTCTTCGACGGTTTCTGGGTCTGATGAATCTGAATTAGCAACAGTTAAAAATAATTTCTTAATTAAAAAATTAGGTCTTGCAGATAGCGACGATTTAGATAACGGTATTGACGCTGTTATGGAAACTTACGGAAAATCAAATCGTAGTAAATATAGAGCTGTCGTTTATTATTTATTGACTAAACATTTCAAAAAAGAGTCTGTATATTAA
- a CDS encoding (2Fe-2S) ferredoxin domain-containing protein: MGKNIAKTTHTFFFCDGGSCQKAGGEQVIRAARAYLRNNDYWNNTHTIKTRCNGRCEDAPTCIVHPGEFWYKELTPKKITHIVKGHINNDCPLETELLYKEGWKQQISNKEIAPIKPKPFEFKADEELGDCLITRGFSSDQYLYPLFLFMLEKQEGVTLHVPNKTHLAFKEIKEVNYSKEYTLELLTKTDCLEFTIAAVPKDDKELQQLKISITEYFYQKETTQTGIRFKNKFGETLGKIEFDSINTEAWKYCTKIQLQNLNLDLTQL; encoded by the coding sequence ATGGGTAAAAACATTGCCAAAACAACACATACATTTTTCTTTTGCGACGGCGGTTCTTGTCAAAAAGCAGGAGGCGAACAAGTTATAAGAGCTGCAAGAGCATATTTACGTAACAATGATTATTGGAACAATACACACACCATTAAAACAAGATGTAATGGCAGGTGTGAAGATGCTCCTACCTGTATTGTACATCCAGGAGAATTTTGGTACAAAGAACTTACACCAAAAAAAATCACCCATATTGTTAAAGGGCATATAAATAATGACTGTCCTTTAGAAACCGAACTGTTGTATAAAGAAGGATGGAAGCAACAGATTTCTAATAAAGAAATAGCTCCTATAAAACCAAAACCTTTTGAATTTAAAGCGGATGAAGAATTAGGCGATTGCCTTATTACTAGAGGTTTTAGTTCAGATCAATATTTATATCCATTATTCTTATTTATGTTAGAAAAGCAGGAAGGCGTAACACTTCATGTGCCTAATAAAACCCACTTAGCATTCAAAGAAATAAAAGAGGTGAACTATTCAAAAGAATACACACTTGAACTCCTAACTAAAACAGATTGTTTAGAATTTACTATTGCAGCTGTTCCAAAAGATGACAAGGAATTGCAACAATTAAAAATTTCTATTACAGAATATTTTTATCAAAAAGAAACCACGCAAACTGGCATTCGTTTTAAAAACAAATTCGGAGAAACCTTAGGGAAAATCGAATTTGATTCTATAAATACCGAAGCTTGGAAATACTGTACAAAAATCCAGTTGCAAAACTTAAATCTAGATTTAACACAGTTATGA
- the mnmE gene encoding tRNA uridine-5-carboxymethylaminomethyl(34) synthesis GTPase MnmE, which translates to MIHQDTIVALATPSGAGAIAVIRLSGKDAISIADSCFQSVKSEKSLTNQKTHTIHLGHIIDGNKIIDEVLVSVFKNPNSYTGENVVEISCHGSNYIQQEIIQLFLRNGCRMATAGEFTLRAFLNGKLDLSQAEAVADLISSDNEASHQIAMQQMRGGFSSEIAKLREELMNFASLIELELDFAEEDVEFADRTQFKELVERISFVLKRLIDSFAVGNVIKNGIPVAIVGEPNVGKSTLLNALLKEERAIVSEIAGTTRDTIEDEISIGGIGFRFIDTAGIRETKDVVESIGIKKTFEKIDQAQVVIFLADSNNFKDESFVHTFKIEVEKIKNKYPLKPLLIVANKVDKLNASQIELLQNDIQNVHLLSAKNGLGVDELKDKLLSFVNTGLLRNSDTIVTNSRHYDSLLKALDEVDKVRHGLESGLSGDLLAIDIRQALYYFGEITGEITNDDLLGNIFANFCIGK; encoded by the coding sequence ATGATTCATCAAGACACCATAGTAGCATTAGCAACACCTTCAGGAGCTGGGGCTATTGCTGTTATACGATTATCTGGAAAAGATGCTATTTCTATAGCAGATAGCTGTTTTCAATCTGTAAAAAGCGAAAAATCACTTACTAATCAAAAAACACATACCATTCATTTAGGACATATTATTGATGGTAATAAAATTATTGATGAAGTATTGGTGTCTGTTTTTAAAAACCCAAATTCATATACAGGTGAAAATGTGGTAGAGATTTCTTGTCATGGTTCTAATTATATTCAACAAGAAATTATTCAATTATTTCTTAGGAATGGATGCCGTATGGCAACTGCTGGTGAGTTTACATTACGAGCCTTTTTAAATGGTAAGTTAGATTTGAGTCAAGCAGAAGCTGTTGCCGATTTAATTTCGAGTGATAATGAAGCATCACACCAAATAGCTATGCAACAAATGCGTGGTGGTTTTTCATCTGAAATAGCCAAACTGCGTGAAGAACTTATGAATTTTGCTTCGCTAATAGAATTGGAATTAGATTTTGCAGAAGAAGATGTAGAGTTTGCTGATAGAACACAGTTTAAAGAATTGGTAGAACGTATAAGCTTTGTTTTAAAACGATTAATCGATTCGTTTGCTGTTGGTAATGTAATTAAAAATGGTATTCCTGTCGCCATTGTTGGCGAACCTAACGTTGGTAAATCAACACTTTTGAATGCCTTGTTAAAAGAAGAGCGTGCTATTGTGTCTGAAATAGCCGGAACTACCAGAGATACTATAGAAGATGAAATATCGATAGGAGGAATCGGATTTAGATTTATTGATACTGCTGGTATTCGTGAAACAAAAGATGTGGTTGAAAGTATAGGTATTAAGAAAACCTTTGAAAAAATAGATCAAGCTCAAGTCGTTATTTTTCTTGCTGATAGTAATAATTTTAAAGACGAATCTTTTGTGCATACTTTCAAAATAGAGGTAGAGAAGATTAAAAACAAATACCCTTTAAAACCTTTACTAATTGTAGCGAATAAGGTTGATAAATTGAATGCAAGTCAGATAGAACTTCTGCAAAATGACATACAAAATGTTCATTTATTATCTGCTAAAAATGGGTTAGGAGTAGATGAATTGAAAGATAAACTTCTAAGTTTTGTTAATACAGGGTTGTTAAGAAACAGTGATACAATTGTTACTAATTCAAGACATTATGATTCTTTATTGAAAGCTTTAGATGAAGTAGATAAAGTGCGTCATGGTTTAGAATCTGGTTTGTCTGGAGATTTGTTGGCTATAGATATTCGTCAGGCGTTATACTACTTTGGAGAAATAACTGGCGAGATTACTAATGATGATTTATTAGGTAATATTTTCGCTAATTTTTGTATCGGCAAATAA
- a CDS encoding histidinol-phosphate transaminase — protein MLNGHGDDLHLIKGDIKHNFSSNVYYKGCPKALLDEVSRYIHQIQSYPSPSASELNALAAKKFQLNSAQFLFTNGATEAFYLIAQLFCNKTAAIVAPTFSEYEDACKIFHLNYELIAFKDVKNTSAKLVFICNPNNPNGYVFAKSELEFLFQQKPNTTFVIDEAYIEFTNSIESIVSLTGKYNNLIIVRSLTKTFTIPGLRLGYLVSDASNIAKLLSLKMPWSVNLLAIKAGEFILKNYDTLQFNVSELLEETAVFKQQLTRLNGFKVNESNTSYFLVQLLNKSAKELKQYLIEEHQILVRDATNFNKLEGQYIRLSTQSEEANNELIQVLKEWN, from the coding sequence ATGTTAAACGGACATGGAGATGATCTTCATTTAATTAAAGGAGACATTAAACACAATTTTAGTTCAAATGTGTACTATAAAGGATGCCCTAAAGCGTTGCTTGATGAGGTTTCAAGGTACATTCATCAAATACAAAGTTACCCGTCTCCTTCCGCAAGTGAATTGAATGCATTAGCAGCTAAAAAATTTCAACTTAATAGTGCACAATTTTTGTTTACCAATGGAGCAACGGAAGCATTTTATCTTATAGCTCAATTGTTTTGTAATAAGACAGCAGCCATTGTAGCACCTACGTTTTCAGAATATGAAGATGCATGTAAAATATTTCATTTAAATTACGAGTTAATTGCTTTTAAAGACGTAAAAAACACCAGTGCCAAACTAGTATTTATCTGTAATCCTAATAATCCCAATGGATATGTTTTTGCTAAGAGTGAATTAGAATTTCTTTTTCAGCAAAAACCAAATACCACATTTGTTATTGATGAAGCATATATAGAATTTACTAATAGTATTGAATCGATTGTTTCATTAACAGGTAAGTATAACAATTTAATAATTGTTCGTTCCTTAACCAAAACCTTTACGATTCCTGGATTACGTTTGGGATATTTGGTTTCCGACGCTTCAAACATAGCAAAATTATTAAGTTTAAAAATGCCATGGAGTGTTAACTTATTGGCAATAAAAGCTGGTGAATTCATTTTAAAAAACTATGACACGCTTCAGTTTAATGTTTCAGAATTATTAGAAGAAACCGCTGTTTTTAAACAGCAATTGACGCGATTAAATGGCTTTAAGGTTAATGAAAGTAATACGTCTTATTTTTTAGTTCAATTATTAAATAAATCAGCTAAGGAATTAAAGCAATATTTAATTGAAGAACATCAAATTCTTGTTCGTGATGCTACTAACTTTAACAAACTAGAAGGGCAATATATTAGACTCTCAACACAAAGTGAGGAAGCTAATAATGAATTAATTCAAGTTTTAAAAGAATGGAATTAA